In Micromonospora sp. LH3U1, one genomic interval encodes:
- a CDS encoding roadblock/LC7 domain-containing protein, translating to MTSAVVTDNGLTDALDRLVDRVHGAEFAVVLSPDGLPLGGSRQVEAKFAEQIAGVVAGLIALGLAATRTCEGGGLRQVVVQMSRAFLFIATIPNGTILTVRIAGDDVEVGDMAYEVALFVGQAERHLPISLGPASSATIGDTGADHRHR from the coding sequence ATGACGTCCGCAGTGGTCACCGACAACGGCCTGACCGATGCCCTGGACCGCCTGGTCGACCGAGTGCACGGCGCGGAGTTCGCCGTGGTGCTCTCTCCGGACGGGCTGCCCCTCGGCGGTTCCCGGCAGGTGGAGGCGAAGTTTGCCGAGCAGATCGCCGGCGTGGTCGCCGGTCTGATCGCGTTGGGGCTGGCAGCCACCCGGACCTGCGAGGGAGGTGGCCTGCGCCAGGTCGTGGTGCAGATGTCGCGAGCGTTCCTGTTCATCGCCACCATCCCGAACGGGACCATCCTCACCGTACGGATCGCCGGCGACGACGTCGAGGTCGGCGACATGGCGTACGAGGTGGCGCTCTTCGTGGGGCAGGCCGAGCGGCACCTGCCGATCAGTCTGGGACCGGCCTCCTCGGCGACGATCGGGGACACAGGTGCAGACCACCGGCACCGCTGA
- the helR gene encoding RNA polymerase recycling motor ATPase HelR, with protein sequence MFDLPGHLSPKAAPALINGDEQHFAAMAESLAQSHAELTERLATERRAPGGKGRQAVDRDEEVRRLTTRLRALSRYGLDLCLGHVVGADNPEPAYIGRRGLTDSTGRRLLLDWRSPAAEPFFGATHANPMGLASRRRYRWTRGRITDYWDEVFTPDGFVGHAVALDDQSAFIASLGSARSTRMRDVLSTIQADQDAIIRAGSAGALVVDGGPGTGKTVVALHRTAYLLYSDPRLGQRRGGVLFVGPHQPYLAYVADVLPSLGEEDVQTCTLRDLVTEGAAATVDTDPEVARLKSSADLVKAIDAAVRFYEDPPVTPMTITTEEGDIRLSADDWADAFQAPGPGTPHNEARDEIWEELLTILVDKHDGDGPDDLLRRSLLRNRELHTTFNRAWPVLEAADIVGDLWSVPAYLRKCAPWLSPEEVRTLQRGDARAWTESDLPLLDAARQRLGDPERSRRERRRDPAAAVEREHMARVVDELIAANAYDDGEGLLTMLRQPDLRDVLVDDSALPVADLDLLAGPFAHIVVDEAQELTDAQWQMLLARCPSRSFTIVGDRAQARHGFTESWQERLKRIGLDRITQTSLTINYRTPEEVMAEAEPVIRAVLPDANVPTSIRSNGLPVVHGSASELGSILDTWLAAHADGIACVIGDPTFPPTSRVRSLSPEQAKGLEFDLVVLIDPDAFGTGIEGAVDRYVAMTRATQQLVILTTV encoded by the coding sequence GTGTTCGACCTTCCCGGTCACCTCTCCCCCAAGGCTGCCCCGGCGCTGATCAACGGCGACGAGCAGCATTTCGCGGCCATGGCGGAGAGCCTCGCGCAGTCGCACGCCGAACTGACCGAGCGGCTCGCCACCGAGCGCAGAGCACCCGGCGGCAAGGGCCGGCAGGCGGTGGACCGGGACGAGGAGGTCCGCCGGCTGACCACCCGGCTACGCGCACTGAGTCGCTACGGTCTGGACCTGTGCCTCGGCCATGTGGTCGGCGCGGACAACCCCGAGCCCGCGTACATCGGGAGACGTGGCCTCACGGACAGCACGGGTCGACGGCTGCTGCTCGACTGGCGCTCCCCCGCGGCCGAGCCGTTCTTCGGTGCGACCCACGCCAACCCGATGGGGCTGGCAAGCCGCCGCCGGTATCGCTGGACCCGTGGCCGGATCACCGACTACTGGGACGAGGTGTTCACCCCCGACGGGTTCGTGGGGCACGCCGTCGCCCTCGACGACCAGTCCGCGTTCATCGCCAGCCTGGGCAGCGCCCGGTCGACCCGGATGCGAGACGTGCTCAGCACGATCCAGGCCGACCAGGACGCCATCATCCGCGCCGGATCGGCCGGCGCGCTCGTCGTCGACGGTGGTCCGGGCACGGGAAAGACCGTCGTCGCCCTGCACCGCACCGCCTATCTGCTCTACTCCGACCCTCGCCTCGGTCAGCGCCGCGGCGGCGTGCTCTTCGTCGGGCCGCACCAGCCCTACCTGGCCTACGTCGCCGATGTCCTCCCCAGCCTCGGTGAGGAGGACGTGCAGACCTGCACCCTGCGGGACCTCGTCACAGAGGGCGCCGCGGCAACCGTCGACACCGACCCGGAGGTGGCCCGGCTGAAGTCCTCCGCGGACCTGGTCAAGGCGATCGACGCGGCGGTCAGGTTCTACGAGGACCCGCCGGTCACACCGATGACGATCACGACCGAAGAGGGCGACATCCGGCTGAGCGCCGACGACTGGGCCGACGCGTTCCAGGCGCCGGGCCCCGGCACCCCGCACAACGAGGCGCGGGACGAAATCTGGGAGGAACTGCTCACGATCCTCGTCGACAAGCACGACGGCGACGGGCCGGATGACCTGCTCCGCAGGTCGCTGCTGCGGAACAGGGAGTTGCACACGACCTTCAACCGCGCCTGGCCGGTGCTTGAGGCAGCCGACATCGTGGGAGACCTGTGGTCGGTGCCCGCGTACCTGCGGAAGTGTGCGCCCTGGCTCAGCCCGGAGGAGGTTCGGACGCTTCAGCGTGGCGACGCCCGGGCCTGGACCGAGTCCGACCTACCCCTCCTGGACGCGGCGCGGCAGCGGCTCGGCGACCCGGAGAGATCACGGCGTGAGCGTCGGCGCGACCCCGCTGCCGCCGTGGAACGCGAGCACATGGCCAGGGTCGTCGACGAACTGATCGCGGCCAACGCCTATGACGACGGTGAAGGTCTGCTCACGATGCTGCGCCAACCAGACCTACGCGACGTCCTGGTCGACGACTCCGCACTGCCAGTCGCCGACCTGGACCTGCTCGCCGGGCCTTTCGCGCACATCGTCGTGGACGAGGCTCAGGAACTGACCGATGCCCAGTGGCAGATGCTGCTGGCACGCTGCCCGTCGCGCAGCTTCACCATCGTGGGAGACCGCGCCCAGGCCCGGCACGGGTTCACGGAGTCGTGGCAGGAACGCCTCAAGCGGATCGGACTCGACCGGATCACGCAGACCTCCCTGACCATCAACTACCGGACGCCGGAGGAGGTCATGGCGGAGGCCGAGCCGGTCATCCGGGCCGTGCTTCCGGACGCCAACGTGCCGACCTCCATCCGCAGCAACGGGCTCCCCGTCGTACACGGATCGGCTTCTGAGCTGGGCTCGATCCTCGACACCTGGCTCGCCGCGCACGCCGACGGGATCGCCTGCGTGATCGGCGACCCGACATTCCCGCCGACGTCCCGCGTCCGGTCGCTGAGCCCGGAGCAGGCCAAGGGGCTCGAGTTCGACCTGGTCGTCCTCATCGATCCGGACGCCTTCGGCACGGGCATCGAAGGGGCGGTCGACCGCTACGTCGCGATGACCCGGGCAACCCAGCAACTCGTGATCCTGACGACTGTCTGA
- a CDS encoding sensor histidine kinase encodes MTRNEVRLIRARLVVLAAVLITLWSYAAYVASQDAVDLLRVRALADTLGQPIDRLILSLQAERRLTTETIAGATSTAAPLVGIRESTDRAAAEVREFTEGHDLRLLSAGEVRDRAGELVRRLNGLGTIRSQVDTGRLDRAQAVDGYDQVIDVAFRVYGPEWGAYESALAVDTRAVIALARARELLAREDTLVSTALTGGRLGVDERRRVTELVSNQRYARTEAAAGLPVDGQGEHQRLAAGPEFADLLALEERLLRADTANALAGITIQAWRAAADAALDALQTLVTTTARSSVERATPSAAGIVARTGTVVGLGLIVVLVLLLSWAGTVRRLIGELTRPDVDTLARDRDAPPTPDSANQQLFLRLTRRNQVLLRDQLSLLDGMQRRERSAEETSELFQLDHLTTRIRRNVETLIALAGATPARRWRRPVPLLDVARGAVAEVPDYHRVLIAPHWPWSLAGPAVTDVIHLLSELIENALAFSAADTTVRVTGEHRPQGCAVLVIDDGPGLDESALAEANHLLGNPPPDGPPTGPAGLYAAAVLASRCGAHVSLRPSQRGGTAAIVLLPARLVTVRGTDRAPATAPPGTPYPPARNGADLPDPSGDGELPTRVRHTGPTGPEHGRTALDTVEMPVAKAARRHP; translated from the coding sequence GTGACGCGTAACGAGGTCCGACTGATCCGGGCCAGGCTGGTCGTGCTGGCCGCCGTCCTGATCACGCTCTGGTCGTACGCGGCCTACGTGGCCAGCCAGGACGCCGTCGACCTGTTGCGCGTACGGGCCCTGGCGGACACCCTGGGCCAGCCCATCGACCGCCTGATCCTCAGCCTGCAGGCCGAACGCCGGCTCACCACCGAGACGATCGCCGGGGCCACGTCGACGGCGGCTCCGCTGGTCGGGATCCGCGAGAGCACCGACCGGGCAGCCGCCGAGGTCCGCGAGTTCACCGAGGGCCACGACCTGCGGCTGCTCAGCGCCGGCGAGGTCCGCGACCGGGCCGGCGAACTGGTCCGGCGGCTCAACGGCCTGGGCACGATCCGGTCGCAGGTGGACACCGGGCGGCTCGACCGGGCACAAGCGGTCGACGGGTACGACCAGGTCATCGACGTCGCCTTCCGGGTGTACGGCCCGGAGTGGGGCGCGTACGAGAGCGCGTTGGCCGTCGACACCCGTGCCGTGATCGCGCTTGCCCGCGCCCGGGAGTTGCTCGCCCGGGAGGACACCCTGGTCAGCACGGCCCTGACCGGTGGACGACTCGGTGTCGACGAGCGGCGCCGAGTGACCGAACTCGTCAGCAACCAGCGGTACGCGCGCACCGAGGCGGCAGCCGGGCTGCCCGTCGACGGCCAGGGCGAGCATCAGCGACTCGCGGCGGGCCCCGAGTTCGCGGACCTGCTCGCGTTGGAGGAAAGGCTGCTCCGGGCCGACACGGCCAACGCCCTGGCTGGCATCACCATCCAGGCCTGGCGGGCCGCTGCGGACGCCGCCCTCGACGCGCTCCAGACGCTGGTGACGACCACCGCCCGCAGCAGCGTCGAGCGGGCCACGCCGAGTGCCGCCGGGATCGTCGCGCGTACGGGCACCGTGGTGGGGCTCGGCCTCATCGTCGTGCTCGTGCTGCTGTTGAGCTGGGCGGGCACCGTCCGACGCCTGATCGGCGAACTGACCAGGCCGGACGTCGACACCCTGGCCCGGGACCGGGATGCCCCGCCGACGCCGGACAGCGCCAACCAGCAGCTGTTCCTGCGGCTCACCCGACGCAACCAGGTCCTGTTGCGCGATCAGCTCAGCCTGCTGGACGGGATGCAGCGCCGGGAGCGGTCCGCCGAGGAGACCAGCGAGCTGTTCCAGCTCGACCACCTCACCACCCGGATCCGTCGCAACGTGGAGACGCTGATCGCCCTCGCCGGCGCGACGCCCGCCCGCCGTTGGCGGCGCCCGGTGCCACTGCTCGACGTCGCCCGCGGCGCGGTCGCCGAGGTGCCGGACTACCACCGGGTCCTGATCGCGCCGCACTGGCCGTGGTCGCTCGCCGGCCCCGCCGTCACGGACGTCATCCACCTGCTGTCGGAGCTGATCGAGAACGCCCTGGCCTTCTCCGCCGCGGACACCACCGTCCGGGTCACCGGCGAGCACCGACCGCAGGGCTGCGCCGTCCTGGTCATCGACGACGGGCCTGGCCTGGACGAGTCCGCGTTGGCCGAGGCGAACCACCTGCTCGGCAACCCACCCCCGGACGGCCCGCCCACCGGCCCCGCGGGTTTGTACGCCGCCGCCGTGCTGGCCAGCCGTTGTGGCGCGCACGTCTCGCTGCGTCCCAGCCAGCGCGGTGGTACGGCGGCGATCGTGCTCCTCCCGGCCCGGCTCGTCACGGTGCGCGGCACCGACCGTGCACCGGCCACCGCGCCACCCGGCACCCCGTACCCGCCGGCCCGCAACGGCGCAGACCTGCCCGACCCGAGCGGCGACGGCGAACTGCCGACGCGGGTCCGCCACACCGGGCCGACAGGCCCCGAACACGGCAGGACCGCCCTCGACACAGTCGAGATGCCGGTCGCGAAAGCAGCGAGGAGACACCCATGA
- a CDS encoding helix-turn-helix transcriptional regulator encodes MIMNDIAESGLTLDKGPQALLDAVAQDPTGPLTVGVAGPGGHGKTALLAELARVHQRVGIAVRSAAPEPGEPVDPDTVLLVDDAHLLDDTRIGVLLRLVATRRHRLVVAHRPWPRSAALSELVDTLRRDGQAVLLTPFTREQTAAYLVATPELGRHDDLVDFVHAQTSGVPRDVERLARGLAGAETLTGAVVTPPRSVVLELGPDLDVQPEAVRRLLLAVAAGGPLSVSTLGAILGREPAAVDQLIATTRAAGLLGADGRLAPIVRRAVTTLSPTTDRTAVWRRLTELQLARGGAVLPLVRSLLAVGALGDCPASTLAAAAGEALADEPALAADLFAAATAAGQPAGAQQALAAALAGNLDDALRLADRLLATAAPPDRSEAAVVAATALAHRGHIGRSVELYRWAGTASAVAFAIVGGLATGDLSATAGPPTGDPAGEPPTLHASAARLMADGVRESVTGPPTAALSALVQAAALLEPDGRAALLPDSPAALAALTAVHCGELEIAERVLHRALGAGVGGPLMARRHRLLQAWILMVRGETHAATERLATATLDGRQLESRDLLFAAAIRMGIARRNSDLGALKRGWGQALEAVVRHPVDLFTLLPLGELAIAGARLGDLARLEAYLREGRALLGRLGHPPLWSVPLHWSGLHAAILTGEPAVADEHVAALLTAADHSRYAAVVAAAAESWVEVLRGVVDPARVEAAARGLHDTGLCWDGARLAGQAAIRTADRRAMTTLLECARALQGRPPGSHGGQTPTTGTSTARVTGPTQQGLSDREYEVAELVLAGLTYREIGDRLFISAKTVEHHVARMRNRLNCANRAELLALLRTILADRASDTAGQPWPQRSGA; translated from the coding sequence ATGATCATGAATGACATCGCCGAATCCGGGCTGACGCTGGACAAGGGGCCACAGGCCCTGCTGGACGCGGTCGCACAGGATCCGACCGGCCCACTCACCGTCGGCGTCGCCGGCCCCGGCGGTCACGGAAAGACCGCCCTGCTCGCGGAGCTGGCCAGGGTCCACCAGCGGGTCGGGATCGCCGTCCGCTCGGCCGCCCCGGAGCCGGGCGAACCGGTCGACCCCGACACGGTGCTGCTGGTCGACGACGCACACCTGCTCGACGACACACGGATCGGGGTGTTGCTGCGTCTGGTCGCCACACGTCGGCACCGGCTGGTGGTCGCCCACCGCCCGTGGCCCCGGTCCGCGGCGCTCAGCGAGCTGGTCGACACGCTACGGCGCGACGGGCAGGCCGTGCTGCTCACGCCGTTCACCCGGGAGCAGACCGCCGCCTACCTCGTCGCCACGCCCGAGCTGGGCCGCCACGACGACCTGGTCGACTTCGTCCACGCACAGACCTCCGGCGTACCCCGGGACGTCGAACGGCTGGCTCGCGGCCTGGCCGGCGCGGAGACCCTGACCGGCGCGGTGGTCACACCACCCCGGTCCGTCGTCCTCGAACTCGGGCCGGACCTGGACGTGCAGCCCGAGGCCGTACGACGACTGCTGCTCGCCGTCGCGGCGGGCGGGCCGCTGTCGGTGAGCACGCTCGGCGCAATCCTGGGCCGGGAGCCCGCGGCGGTGGACCAACTGATCGCCACGACGAGGGCGGCCGGGCTGCTCGGCGCCGACGGCCGGCTCGCGCCGATCGTACGGCGGGCCGTCACGACGCTCAGCCCCACCACCGACCGGACCGCGGTCTGGCGCCGGCTCACCGAGTTGCAGCTCGCGCGGGGCGGCGCGGTGCTGCCGCTGGTTCGCTCCCTGCTCGCGGTCGGCGCGCTCGGCGACTGCCCGGCCTCGACCCTGGCAGCCGCGGCGGGTGAGGCTCTGGCCGACGAGCCGGCGCTCGCCGCCGACCTGTTCGCGGCGGCCACGGCGGCCGGACAGCCGGCCGGCGCCCAGCAGGCGCTCGCCGCCGCCCTCGCCGGCAACCTCGACGACGCCCTGCGGTTGGCGGACCGCCTGCTGGCCACGGCCGCTCCGCCCGACCGCTCCGAGGCGGCCGTGGTGGCCGCGACCGCCCTGGCACACCGTGGTCACATCGGTCGCAGCGTGGAGTTGTACCGGTGGGCGGGCACCGCCTCGGCGGTGGCGTTCGCCATCGTCGGCGGGCTCGCCACGGGCGACCTGAGCGCCACCGCCGGGCCGCCGACGGGCGACCCGGCGGGCGAACCACCAACCCTGCACGCCAGCGCCGCCCGCCTCATGGCCGACGGGGTACGCGAGAGCGTGACCGGTCCGCCGACCGCCGCGCTCTCCGCGCTCGTGCAGGCCGCCGCGCTGCTGGAGCCGGACGGGCGGGCGGCGCTCCTACCGGACAGCCCGGCGGCGCTCGCCGCGTTGACCGCGGTGCACTGCGGTGAGCTGGAGATCGCCGAGCGGGTCCTGCACCGGGCCCTGGGTGCCGGTGTCGGCGGCCCGCTGATGGCTCGCCGCCACCGGCTGTTGCAGGCCTGGATCCTGATGGTCCGTGGCGAGACGCACGCCGCGACCGAGCGCCTCGCCACGGCGACGCTCGACGGGCGGCAGTTGGAGTCACGCGACCTGCTCTTCGCGGCCGCGATCCGCATGGGCATCGCCCGGCGCAACAGCGACCTCGGGGCGCTCAAGCGTGGCTGGGGGCAGGCGCTGGAGGCGGTGGTTCGCCACCCCGTCGACCTGTTCACGCTGCTGCCGCTGGGTGAGCTGGCCATCGCCGGCGCGCGGCTGGGTGACCTGGCCCGACTTGAGGCGTACCTGCGGGAGGGACGCGCGCTGCTCGGCCGACTCGGCCATCCACCACTGTGGAGTGTGCCGTTGCACTGGAGTGGGCTGCACGCCGCGATCCTGACCGGCGAGCCGGCGGTCGCCGACGAACATGTCGCCGCGCTGCTCACCGCCGCGGACCACAGCCGGTACGCCGCCGTGGTCGCCGCAGCCGCGGAGAGCTGGGTGGAGGTGCTCCGGGGTGTCGTCGACCCGGCCCGGGTGGAGGCCGCCGCCCGAGGGTTGCACGACACCGGGTTGTGCTGGGACGGTGCCCGCCTCGCCGGCCAGGCCGCGATCCGTACCGCGGACCGGCGGGCCATGACCACCCTGCTGGAGTGCGCGCGGGCATTGCAGGGGCGACCACCCGGCAGCCACGGCGGGCAGACACCGACGACCGGTACGAGCACAGCCCGGGTCACCGGCCCCACCCAGCAGGGGCTCAGCGACCGCGAGTACGAGGTTGCCGAGCTGGTGCTGGCCGGGTTGACCTATCGGGAGATCGGGGATCGGCTCTTCATCTCGGCGAAGACCGTCGAACATCACGTGGCGCGGATGCGCAACCGGCTCAACTGCGCCAACCGCGCGGAGTTGCTGGCCCTGCTGCGCACCATCCTCGCCGACCGGGCCAGCGACACGGCCGGGCAGCCATGGCCACAGCGGAGCGGAGCGTGA
- a CDS encoding YccF domain-containing protein yields the protein MIRFVLNVLWLIFGGGIVLAVGYGVAALICFALVVTIPFGVASLRLAVYSLWPFGRTLVPKPGAGVASGFANILWVVLAGWWLALSHIVAGIALCVTIIGIPFGIANFKLVPAAFWPLGREVVDAP from the coding sequence GTGATTCGATTCGTACTGAATGTGCTGTGGCTCATCTTCGGCGGTGGCATCGTGCTGGCGGTCGGCTACGGCGTCGCCGCGCTGATCTGCTTCGCCCTGGTCGTCACGATCCCGTTCGGCGTCGCGTCGCTACGCCTCGCCGTCTATTCGCTGTGGCCCTTCGGCCGCACCCTGGTGCCGAAGCCCGGCGCGGGCGTCGCCTCCGGGTTCGCGAACATCCTCTGGGTCGTGCTGGCGGGCTGGTGGCTCGCGCTGTCCCACATCGTCGCCGGCATCGCCCTCTGCGTAACGATCATCGGGATTCCGTTCGGCATCGCCAACTTCAAGCTCGTCCCGGCCGCGTTCTGGCCCCTCGGCCGCGAGGTCGTCGACGCGCCGTGA
- a CDS encoding cellulose binding domain-containing protein, translated as MAIILLDRIVAFGTAARRVITGRDDVSRATWVAVIAALGVLVATAVSVVGVLRTPEKLTPVTLDPPSSVEQVGTPPAGSPRAQAQPAVTSPAVPAPPPAASTTSVPPTAVASVRPTPTGSTASTTPVALNADFAIADNALLSYGAAVTISNPGAVSVPQWTLVVTLSRESLGVSAVEGARASRDGAVWTFVPDGSAAQVPANASIRVTFRVNGSLAGAAPKACTIDGAACTGLPN; from the coding sequence GTGGCGATCATTCTGCTGGACCGGATCGTGGCTTTCGGCACGGCCGCACGGCGGGTGATCACCGGTCGGGACGACGTCTCGCGGGCCACCTGGGTGGCCGTGATCGCGGCGCTCGGGGTGCTGGTCGCGACAGCCGTCTCCGTCGTCGGGGTGCTGCGTACGCCGGAGAAGCTGACACCGGTGACCCTCGACCCGCCATCGTCCGTCGAGCAGGTGGGCACGCCACCAGCCGGCAGTCCTCGGGCGCAGGCGCAACCGGCGGTCACCAGCCCGGCGGTGCCCGCTCCCCCGCCAGCCGCGTCGACCACCTCGGTCCCACCGACCGCCGTGGCGTCGGTCAGGCCCACACCGACCGGTTCGACTGCTTCGACCACCCCGGTTGCTCTGAACGCCGACTTCGCCATCGCGGACAACGCCCTGCTCAGTTATGGCGCGGCCGTGACGATCAGTAATCCCGGGGCGGTGTCGGTGCCGCAGTGGACGCTTGTCGTCACCCTGTCCCGGGAGTCGCTGGGCGTCAGCGCGGTCGAGGGCGCACGGGCCAGCCGGGACGGTGCGGTGTGGACGTTCGTACCGGACGGAAGCGCCGCGCAGGTGCCCGCTAACGCTTCGATCCGGGTGACGTTCCGGGTCAACGGTTCGCTGGCCGGTGCCGCCCCCAAGGCGTGCACCATCGACGGGGCCGCCTGCACCGGTCTGCCGAACTGA
- a CDS encoding DUF742 domain-containing protein, producing MQTTGTADEAWYDEDAGPVARPYTMTGGRTAPARGQFDLISLVVARRAVTPSTPLFPEQARIVELCHHPVSVAEVGAELDLPLGTVRVLLGDLHTAGLIETHDPPVLSELPTEDLLEAILVGLRGL from the coding sequence GTGCAGACCACCGGCACCGCTGACGAGGCGTGGTACGACGAGGACGCGGGCCCGGTAGCCAGGCCCTACACGATGACCGGCGGGCGCACCGCACCCGCGCGCGGCCAGTTCGACCTGATCTCACTGGTCGTCGCTCGGCGGGCGGTCACGCCGTCCACACCGCTCTTCCCCGAACAGGCGCGGATCGTCGAGCTGTGTCACCATCCAGTGTCGGTGGCGGAGGTCGGCGCCGAGTTGGACCTTCCGCTGGGGACCGTCCGGGTGCTGCTCGGTGACCTGCACACGGCCGGGCTGATCGAGACGCACGACCCGCCGGTGCTGTCGGAGCTGCCGACCGAGGATCTGCTCGAAGCGATACTCGTCGGGCTTCGCGGCCTGTGA